The DNA sequence GGGCTACTGTGTGTCAAGCAAATGTGCTGAAGTAaatagaaaagcttttaaagaggCAGATATTTTAAGAATTACGAGTGCTATATATATGCATCAATTCTGCTTTCaaacataaattaattttctgaaaatggcTTAAGGAGGCATAAAATGACATGTTAAGTATTGTCtcaaaaaagaagtgttttggtattaaaacaaaaccaactccAAACCAactagttttgttttctcaggataataaaaccaaaacctggCCTCCGAAGGCACCTTGGCAGCACACGTCCTCTGTCACGAACACGCTCCCCGGTCAGAGCACGTCTCTGTATCCCATGAGCAGCCCCGTCAGCCAGTGGAGCGACACGATGCAGATCCTGCAGTCCCCGGTGTGGGCAGCAGCCAGCGACTGCGCTCCCGCAGCAGCAATCTCCTCCAACTTTGCCTACGCGCAGCAGCAGCAATCGCAACAACCGGCGTCCCAGCACAAACCGATGAATAAGGGCTTTAAATCTTTTCCAGTAAAGCACGAACGCAGACCATCCTACCTGCATCAGTACTAATTGCTTTTCATCTTGGAAAATGCAGCACAGGGCCAAACGTAAATGACAAATACTTTGTTTCACAATTGTGTATTGGCTATATGCTGTTTATCTCATTAAATATGGAAGTGAGGGGGTTTGGGTGAGATGTACAAACTCTTGAATTCTGATTTACAGTGCTGAGCAAATACGGCCAATATGTTTGTTTGATGTACATGAAACAGCCCAAAACTGTGATGTAGAAATGTGTATACTGCCTTTACtttcaaaactctttttttttttaaaggaactgcTGAAGGCCTACCATACAAGAAACACTGTATTTTATAGCTATTTTTCATATAGATTTGTAGTTAAACATCTTACTGAAACACATTGAATATGTTGAAGCAAATATATAGCGGTCACTTTGCTCAACACTGTTTAAATTTATAACGGACAAGCTGTAAAGTCTTTGTATTCTCCATAAATGGCCTGTGGGCAgctgtttttaaatgaagtgcaacagcagctcttcGTGTGCCACACAAGTGAGTTCATTATGAAACTGTTGCAGAAACAGTTGTGAATTCGATTTTTGTGGTAAGCAGAACCACTCAACCTTGTGTCATAAGTGTTATCGGAGCTGCTTAAAGTAGATGGTGTCTGTGTGGATAATATGACACtggttttcaaataaatacacCATTTCCTACTGCTTCATTTGGCCAAAGGCATTATCCACACAGTGCTCCTTACATGTGTGGAAGTCTAGCCTAAAAGACTACTTGCATATATTTAAAGTCTTATTTCAGATGCTACAGTTGATTAAAAATTGTGAGCTGGCTCAGAAGATACTAAACTGAAATGTGGGGTAGCAGTTAGTtaaaagaacattattttttttaaaaggataaagTAATTATTTGCAGTCAATATGTGCCATTAAGTGAACCTGTGGAATTAGGAATAACGTTCCAACCAAAGTGGATCCGGGAGAGTGACTGGTGcttaaaaattgaagaaaaatggtAAATATATGTATAGCTATCCCACTGTATATTAATTGAGATTACAGAAGATTCTTTATATAGTTAGAgcttatttaaattttcatatttcatctTTGAAAGAGTCTAAAAACCACAATATTTTCTGGTATAAGAGTTTTGACAGTATTAatcttatttttgtatttttcttaagtCATATCATTCTAATATGTTAACTACTAGTAAAATGGGTTATTAGTTCTAACTACATAATTTTTCAGTGAAGATAAAGCacatttgttgtttttgtttttacaaactAAGTACATCTATATCTAAAGataccaaaaaataaatacattatatatatatatatatatataaaaataaaaagtatacaCAACACTAAAACTATTAAACATTGGGGTATTTAAAACCCATCcaccttttttgtttgtatggtGACGGGCTCTATTTGCAGGCCCAGATTGTTACCTTTTGTGCTGTTTGAGGATGCCAATGTTGCCTGTATTTATGATATTGTCACCATGTTTTCAGAAACTTCATACTTACCATGTTTACAAAGATTTGTTTGCTGTACATAGACTTTTTACAGTAATGTGCTTTGCACAATCAGTGTGGCTTCTGTCTGTAAATTGTTAATGATCTGTACTACTATAATTTTGAAAACCCTCTGCTGAAAATGTTAGTGATTATTTAACTTGATGAATGGTTTTGAGTTTCCTACATCTTGTCATTTAGATCTAATATTAAATCCTAAATTTGGTTGTACTTACTGGTTATTCATACTAAGACCAAAATGGAAGTTAATGAAAACACTTAGTTTTGAACTTTTTCTAACAAGTGCCAAAATCATTGCTATAGTTTTTGCAGTTTATTCGTAATTACAAGTTTCTGGACCCACAGAAGTGAATTGCGAAAACAAAGTTTGTCTGCATTTTGACCAAGTAGGTGCTACTCTGTCCTTTGCTTCCGATTGTTCTGAACACTGGTAATTTTAAGAATTGTTGCACTTGGCAAATGAGTCTTGCCATTAAACTTCACTTACACTGCCAAGTGCAAGGGTTTGGTGCTTAGTTAACTTACCCTTATTGCAGTGCTTCTTGTGAATAGCTAATGCTTCTGAACTGGAActgtacattttgtattttaaagcttcTGTAAAAGTAAACTATTTGCTTTATTAAAGATACACATTTAATAGGTCATACCTGTTTAAAATATGCACCTTGCTGAAAATGAGCGGCACCTTAAACTGTAACTTGGGTTTGTAAACACAGATCTTATTTCATTAACATGGGATTATTTAACAGTTTGAAAATTGTCAACTGCGTAGTTACTGACTCATCATAGAAAAATGAACTTTATACGCTACAATGTGAAACATCTTTAAGGCTCCTTTTTCAAGTAGATTGCACTGAAGGACATGATACAGAAGATGCCTTAGTGCTGTCTTTGAACCAGTAGCGCAGGTGAACATTGCCAAACCAACTTACTTGAACCTGTAGCAATTACAGAGTAAATAATTTTGATGGTAGTGAGCAAAAAGTGATCTTCTTCCCAACCTTCCTGACTAACTTTTCTCCAGGCTATTAGCGTATGTTAATCATGCCACTGAAATGCACTGTCTGAGGAGTGCAAATAAGCTGTGCTCTCTCTGGCTGAGAGTACCCAAGCATACAGCTGACCAGGAATGCAACAAATACCCAGGAAGCGCAGGAATCCATTTTGATTATGCAAGAATTTACTTGTTTACAGAGTCTGCTGTACAGAGCACTTCAAGCAAAAAGAAGTCTTGACACAACTAGGGCAAACACCCTGCCTTCTCTTACTGAAATAAAGGCTTGATTTCTCCCTTGCATTTAATTGCTCCAAGTTATGCAACAGTCCCATCTTTCCTTggaaaaattaacatttctatTTCACTAAATCACTGAGCTGCTTCTTCATTAGCATATTACATTAATCCAGAATATATTATAAGTTAAAAAGAACACCTTTAGTTTATTAAGCACAATTCCTACAATACAAGATACAAGAGTCTATTGCTTCTACATGTGGCAACGTATGATTGACTGTGTGATGTTGGAGGTAGAGGCTGCCTAGCTAAACGTGTACCCTGTATTGTACAACCATAGTCATCAAACAGCCTCTGCTTCAATCAGACTGCAAGAGTCCTCCAAAGGCATCACTGGTACTGCTGTCCTGACAACCAGGCTATTTTCACAATTATACTACATGGAGTTcttcaggaggaaaagggaagcGTGAAAAACAATTATCACCCTTAAGTTCTGCTTACagtaatggagaaaaaaactAGCCTAATATTATATCAAAATCTAGAGTCATGTTTTTTATCGTGAAAGTATAGATGACTTTCTACCTGCCTTTCAAGACCTTCTGAGCTCTCAAAGTGGGACTCTTAAGTATTTCTACAGATGCTTAAGGCATCGCTGCTTGTGTCCAGGTACGTGCAGTCAGTCTACAGTCTTCTGCGTGCTGGGTGGCGTCGCATCAGCAATTGTAGCTAAATAAATGAGGTTTCTATGCAGAATATGCTGGTACCTACGAGAGGAAGAAACACATAATGTGGGAAATGTGTTCTTTTCAAGCAAACTGCTCACACTTTAatagtgacttttaaaaaatctgatcaATATTTGCTGTTagggaaagaaacagcaaactaaaaagaattataattaaaaaataaaccagggCAAACCCCTGCATATCCTGTTTTTGTTCTAAAGCCCACTACACCACCCTGAACTGCGCTCTAACGACGCACCTTCTACTTACCAACTGGGACGGTAAGCTCGCGTGTCAAGATCTTTGTGTAATCAATACCGAAAAGATGCAGGACTGCGGAGGGCGGCTcggggcaggaggcggcagcgcccaggctcctcccgccgccggcTCCCCCGCCGCCCGTGCAGGAGCCGAAGGGCAGCAGAGCCGCAGCCCAGCGCCCTCACGCTCCCGCAGACAGCGCTCCGTGCTCTGCGCACCCCGGAGGAACAAGGAGCCCGCCCGGCACAGCTGGTCTCCGCACTGACACACAACAGACACGAGCAGGCATCAGATCTTTTCTAGACAGTGGCACTTCCGCTTTACAGAgctgtgaaaatgtttttcGGGAAGCGTCTCAAGAAGCACAACCGCGCTTGGTGTTTAAGGTCGGAACGGCTCCGGACAGCAGGAGCCGCGTCTCGCTGCCGTGCGGAaccggcggcgggcgggggtcACTTACTGCACGCAGTCGGTGGCGCGGCCCTTGCTCTGGTACTCCACGATGCACCGGATCAGCTGGTCgttctcctccagcagctggagcacaggagcGCCGCGTCACCGCCCGCCTCggcccgccgccaccgccgagGCCGCGGCCGGTGGGGCCGGCTCTGCCTCGGCCGAGCCGGGAGTACCCGCGCCGCCCCACAGCCGCCCCACAGCCGCCCCCACGGCCCCTCCCGCCCGCGCTCACCCGCTGCAGCGTCTCCTGGTTCACCTCCGCCTTCCCGCGCAGCCGCTCGGGCACGAACGCCACCGACATggcgccggggctgccgggaaccggcggccccgcccgccgcacGCTCTGATTGGCTGCCGGGGACGGCTCGCGCACGTCTGAGCTCGTGCGCaggcgcggcgggcgggggcggggccgccggcaGCACCGCCCGCTCTCCGCCCCCGGGAAACCTCCCTCCGTCCCGCTCCGGCAGCGACACGGAGCAGCACCGGCAGGCACAAGAAATAGCTTCCAAAAGACTGGTTTTATTGAACAGTTTattctggtttaaaataaaaaagacaccCTCACTTCCGTGGAGCAAGGTACACTGAAGGAACCGAGCACCCCCCTCCGGGCCCCCGTTCCGGGAAGGACTGAAATTCATTCCCTGACAGCATCGGGCGTTGGTATTTACAATTCATCATGTTAAATAAGCCTGGGACACCTCGTACAGTATTGCAACAGCACAGCACCTGCCTCTATGCCCAAAAGCCTCCATGATTTGTAGATCCCAAAAGGCGTTGTTGTTAACATGCAAAAAACATTACTAAGCAATATTATCTAACTTCTACAGTTGCCAAATACTTGACCTTAATAAGGAAACCAATTACAAAATACTTCCTTGTAGTGCTATACAAAAGTTATAAAATTAAGATTCTATCAACCACTTTTAAATATTCCAATTTTCCAACAGTGCAGTTTTCCACATCTTATCACCACTGAacatcttgaagaaaaaaaaaaaaaagaaaaaatcagcaATTTAGATCAAAATGGTTTAATCTTTGGATCCCTTTATTCCTGCGGCCTTCATATACATATACAGACACAAATGACCAGGTTTCTATTTCAGCATATCAAAAAGTTGTGACTAGTCATTCAGAATTGGCAAAAAGTCCATTCTATGTCATTTGTGACTTCACGGTCTTAGAAGCAGAGTCTTAATGTCTCGAAGCTATGGTCTATCAAAATGCAAACAACTTCAAACACTAAGAATTCTTTAAATTGCTTATGTCTACAAGTATTACAACAAAGTTAACATTTCAAGAATTGACAAATGGAGACATACTTTTGTCCCAGGCATTCCAGGAGAATCACAATCACTCGTGCGCCTGgtccattattaaaaaaaaaagttaatatttatcactaagtaaaattaattgcaaTTTGTGACATACGAAAAATTCTCTTCTCCTTATCTGAAAATATCTCCTTAATTTGGTCAAATCCTGTGATATGCCAGAAACTACAAAATCAAActcctgcaagagaagtgaaGAGTGTATCCAGTTTCGTGTAATGGAAGAACATTTTCAAATCTTCATTATACTCCAAATATAAAATCAAACATTTAAGCCTGAAAAgctgctaaagaaaacaaaaccaactaaTTCAGTGTTCTTCAGCATATCCACTTTTGCAATAACACAGTATGTTTGCCgacttaaaaatgtttattctttaaaaaattagttgCTTTTTGTACAGCTATACAAAGTTTGTAATGTTTCTTTGGCAATGGGATATAATGGAATTTTACAACTATATAAAAAGTTTCCTTTGCCTAAGAAACAGTATTTACTGTGTACATATCTGACTGACAAAGCAAGTTTTCTACTGTCCAGCACCCTAGTTGATAAAAGTACAACTATCTCAAAAGGGATATTACAGGATTTCCAAAAAACAACCTTCAGTGGATCAAAACACTCACAGTATCAACGGCCTTCTGCATACAATTGTCCTTACAACTTGAAGCAATTATCAAATACAGTTTAGTAAtaagaaaaatcctttcagtgatgaaaaaatacttaaactCCATCGAAGTACTGCTTTATAATTAACTATACATAAGAAATTACTTATCCTTCTGtctcaaatatatttaatgctcactgtttttaaagatggccatttttcaaaagtaactGCATTACACCCCTTTGAAATTAAATAGTTAAATCCCAGTGCTGGTGACAAGTATACAGCAAATTAACTTCATTCTTTGCAGAGATTGAAACTAATTCTCTGGATCAAGAAGATCTAGACGTTCACCCGGTTTCAGCTTTCTTGTAGACTATGCAGCAACTTTGTTGTCTTTCTAGAGGGAACAACGGTAGAAtgttaaaattcattttgcaaaacagaaaccacaaaTCAATCTGGACAACAGCACTGGGAGAAGATGCACTGTGAAGGCTACTTCCCATCTTCTGCATACACAGGAGACCCCCGCCATGTGATCAGGTCAGCGTCTGGGCAGAGCACCCTCAGGCCAGCGCCCGCTgaagctgagctgctcctcatcctCACTCTGACTACATGTCTGGCACACAAAGCCTCGGTCATCACACCACCTCTTGCTTGTCTGGAAGGCTGTGAAATTCCTTCATTCAGAAATTCAAATCTTTGATCTTCAACCTCTCATTTCAATTCACGCTCAGCtaagaaaaatttatttaaatcacAGGACTAATTGTTGCAAACGATTTCTATGCTTATATGATGAAGAAAGCGTGTTTGTACAGCAGGTTACTTCAGTCAGCAAACTTGACATGGTGGCTTGCGCATAACATTTAAAAGGAACTTCACACTTTGTTCGTATTTAACTAAAGTAGTAGtacttattttaatatttcaaaaacaCTTTATGGGACAGACAGGTCTTTTCTTTTGAAGCTTTTATGCCCAGTCTCCCTCAGTTCCTCAGGTCCCTCAGTTGAATCACTGGCTGAAAAAAAGTCAATTCTGCCCTAGATTTCCCAACTGCTATTGGATATAATTAtgtaaaactgtattaaaaaaaaaaagtgtgtaacAAGACCTTACAGAACTCAAATgttttttatcttccttttgcAAAGGGTCATCGCTATGCTTCAGTAACTTCAATTACTCTATTTCAGGGGTTATTTAGGACCTTGGAAGTCTATAGGCTTTGTGCCAATTCATTTACAAAGAATTCAAAAAAAGTTTGTGGCACACTAGAACCAAGTTAAATTACTCCCTCTCAATCTTCACATTTAACAATATTGCTTAGAAAAAATGCCCACAATTCACATTTGTAAAACTTGGATTAAATGtgcagaattttaatttctgacCAGCCCCCCCAAATTCCAGCTATATAACAGATATTTAGGACACGTGAAGAAATGTAGCTTTTAGTTTTGGTTGCTGTTGATAGTAAAATGATGCTATGTAACTAAAATTTCAGCATTAATGGACTGTCAATTAAGTGGCTCAGAGACCTGCAAAATATTATTCAAGAAATTCTAGTTCAACATGAACTCTAAAAGCATGAACTTTCTACCACTAGTTTCCAAGAAAAGTGGATCAGGTCACAGTAAGATTAAATGTGTTTTACCCTATATTCAAAGTCGGCAAACTCCCTGCCTCCACGACCTCCTCTGAATCCACCACGAAATCCTCGAGGGGCAGTGAAGCCACCTCTTCCACTTCCTCGTCCTCTTCCACCTCGGAAGCCAATGCCCCCTCTGCCTCTGTAACCCCCACGGCCACGATTGGGACGCAGTGGTATTCCAAAGGTCTCGGCATTTAATCTTCTTTCCTCAGCCCAGGTGGGTCGCCGCTCTCTGCCACACAAAAGCAACAAGGATTGTTTTAAAACCCACTTCAGAAGGAAGACTGCCTGGATTAGTTAGAATTGCCAGAAGtccatgaaatgaaaaatgatacATTGACCACATTGTAAATCTCTGCATTACCCCTTCTGCAAGAATCTAGATGTCTGACACAAATAATTTAACTCAATGAAAAGAGGTATGTTACAGTATCATCATGTTTCCCACATAGGACACAGTCTGCATCCTCTGCACACAGCATCATAACATAAATAAAAGCTGTCTGCAATTTAAAACAAGGGAGAGTAAGAGTTTGCAGTTACAGATGTTACTTTAATAGCTGTCAGTACAGCAAAACAATAACCCCCTGTAATTCACAATAGGTCAGCAATTCATGTCATCTTGTCTAATAAAAAGGCAATAGTGAAAGATAAGCTTCAATTTTCCTGAAACGCTGTCTTCCCATTCAAACCCCACTACTGGCCAAGACAGTTATGTAGGCTACTGAGAAACCATTACCAAAGTACAGCTTAAGTGGTCATTCAgtagcaaagcaaaacaaaaacacccactTTAGTAAATCTGGAAAGGCGATTCTAGGATAGGTACACTCAGTTCTAGAAGCATGGTTCTAAAACAACATTAATATATTGCACTTACGCACAAACAAATGTTGTGCTTCGtattcccattttatttttgcccACTGCATGTGGAAATAAGCTTTACTCACTTTTAATTCAGAACGGACTGTAGTGAGTAGTGCTGACATAAGCACGCATTAAGTAGACTAACAGGCTTTCCCTTGCAGGCCATACCTGTTGTCATCACAGGAGATGTTATCAAAGAAGGATTTGGTTTTGTCATAGTAGCAGTTGGGTCCAAGTGGATCTTCCTCATCTGCATTCCCTTCGCTATTTTGGGTATCAACACCTGAGTCACCTTTGTCTTCTCCATTTACAGGCTTCTCTGGTTTCTCAAGTTTATCTTCTGGAAAATACAAGTAAACAGAAGCCTTCCAGACCACCATACTAAACAAAACAGCACTGTTAGCTTCTTTGCAGACAGACACAAACTATACTGAA is a window from the Caloenas nicobarica isolate bCalNic1 chromosome 9, bCalNic1.hap1, whole genome shotgun sequence genome containing:
- the SS18L2 gene encoding SS18-like protein 2 isoform X2, encoding MSVAFVPERLRGKAEVNQETLQRLLEENDQLIRCIVEYQSKGRATDCVQYQHILHRNLIYLATIADATPPSTQKTVD
- the SS18L2 gene encoding SS18-like protein 2 isoform X1 translates to MSVAFVPERLRGKAEVNQETLQRLLEENDQLIRCIVEYQSKGRATDCVHAETSCAGRAPCSSGVRRARSAVCGSVRALGCGSAALRLLHGRRGSRRREEPGRCRLLPRAALRSPASFRY